The following are encoded in a window of Struthio camelus isolate bStrCam1 chromosome Z, bStrCam1.hap1, whole genome shotgun sequence genomic DNA:
- the LOC104152962 gene encoding serine incorporator 5 isoform X2 produces the protein MSAPCCAGQIPFYKQLCKGIQAGDTCEKLVGYSAVYKVCFGMACFFFLFFLFTIKINNSKSCRAYVHNGFWLIKLILLAAMCSGAFFIPDQDTFLNAWRYVGATGGFLFIAIQLILLVEFAHKWNKNWTAGANHKQLWNGLLALVTLVLYSVAVAALIVMAVFYTRSEGCMYNKILIGVNGGLCLFVSLVAISPCVQNRQPHSGLLQSGVISCYVMYLTFSALSSKPPETILDENNQNITICVPEFSQGLHSDENLVTGLGTTILFCCILYSCLTSTTRASSEALRGIYAAPETEVARCCFCCMPDGDVDAEEHTENRGGQTVIYDEKKSTVYSYAYFHFVFFLASLYVMMTVTHWFHYESAQIEKFFTGTWSIFWIKMVSCWVCVFLYLWTLIAPLCCPTRQFSV, from the exons ATCCCTTTCTACAAGCAGCTGTGCAAGGGCATTCAGGCGGGAGACACGTGCGAGAAGCTGGTGGGGTACTCCGCCGTCTACAAAGTCTGTTTTGGAATggcctgtttcttctttctcttcttcttgttCACTATCAaaataaacaacagcaaaagctgcCGAGCATACGTTCATAATGG atTCTGGCTTATTAAGCTTATACTTCTGGCAGCAATGTGCTCAGGAGCCTTCTTCATTCCTGATCAGGACACTTTTCTCAATG CCTGGCGCTACGTAGGAGCAACAGGAGGTTTCCTTTTCATTGCCATTCAGCTCATCCTGCTTGTTGAGTTTGCACACAAATGGAATAAAAACTG GACGGCAGGCGCAAATCACAAGCAGCTCTGGAACGGTTTGCTGGCTCTGGTCACTCTCGTCTTGTACTCTGTTGCTGTGGCAGCCCTGATCGTCATGGCTGTCTTCTACACACGCTCCGAGGGCTGCATGTACAACAAGATCCTCATCGGTGTTAATGGTGGTCTGTGCCTCTTTGTGTCGCTGGTAGCCATATCACCCTGTGTCCAAAATC GCCAACCCCATTCTGGTTTGCTGCAGTCAGGAGTCATCAGCTGCTACGTCATGTACCTCACTTTCTCAGCGTTATCCAGCAAGCCTCCAGAAACTA tcctGGATGAAAACAATCAGAACATCACAATCTGTGTACCTGAATTTAGCCAAGGGCTGCACAGTGATGAAAACCTCGTTACTGGCCTGGGTACTACCATTCTGTTTTGCTGCATTTTATATTCTTG TTTGACTTCAACAACACGTGCAAGCTCTGAAGCGTTGAGGGGAATATATGCAGCACCTGAAACTGAA GTAGCTCGTTGCTGCTTTTGCTGTATGCCCGACGGAGACG TTGATGCTGAAGAGCACACTGAAAACAGGGGAGGCCAGACTGTGATTtatgatgaaaagaaaagcacagtgtACAGTTATGCCTACttccactttgttttcttcttggctTCGCTCTATGTGATGATGACAGTAACTCATTGGTTCCA ttaTGAAAGCGCTCAGATTGAAAAATTCTTCACTGGAACCTGGTCCATCTTCTGGATTAAGATGGTCTCCTGTTGGGTTTGTGTCTTTCTGTATTTATGGACTCTAATTGCTCCACTCTGTTGCCCAACCAGACAGTTCTCAGTATGA